The DNA region CTGCGAGTTGTCCGAGCAATATCGCACTGATTAAATATTGGGGAAAATTCGACAATCAGATTCCCGCGAATCCGAGCATCAGTTATACTTTGAATCACTGTAAAACCAATACTTCTGTTGAGTTTTTGGCAGATGAAAGTTTTTCCGTCCAGACTTTTTTGGCGGGAAATGAAGAGAAGAAATTCGCCGAGAAAATCGAAAAATATTTCAGAAATATCGAGGAATACTTACCCTGGATTTTAAAGGGAAAATACATCATCAAAACCGAAAACACGTTTCCGCACAGTTCGGGAATTGCGAGTTCTGCATCGGGATTTGGCGCGATTGCAAAATGTTTGATGGAACTCGACGGGATTTTTTCAGGAATAACCGATGAAGATTCTAAACTAAAAAAAGCCAGTTTCCTCGCTCGTTTGGGAAGCGGAAGTGCGTGCAGAAGTTTATACAACGGACTGATTGTTTGGGGCGAAACCAAGGAAGTTGCAGGAAGTTCCGACCTTTTTGCGGTTCCTTATCCGAATGAGGAAATCCATTCCATGTTCAAGAAATTTAACGACTGGGTTCTGCTCATCCACGAAGGCGAAAAATCGGTGAGTTCCACTGTGGGACACGGTTTGATGAAAACCAATCCTTATGCGGAAAGAAGATTTCAAGAAGCCCATGAAAATTTCACTACACTGAAAGAAATCCTGAAAACGGGCGATATGAGGCGCTTTATCAAACTCGTGGAACACGAAGCACTCACGCTTCACGCGATGATGATGATGAGCGACCCTGCCTTTATCCTGATGAAAACGGGAACGTTGGAAGTCATCAACAAAATCTGGGAATTCAGAAAAGCAACCGGACTAGACTTGTTTTTCACGCTCGACGCGGGAGCAAATGTTCACCTGCTCTTCCCTGAAGATTCTTCATCCGAAACCATCAAAAGTTTCATCGTGAAAGAACTTTTGCAACACACGCAAAACGGTGGAGTAGTGAAGGACGAAATGAGGTTTTAAGATAAAAATTATTAGAAAATTTTTTGATAAAGCTGGATGAAATAAACCCAAATTTGATTACTCCGTCCCTAAAGGGAGTAAATTTTGGTTTATTTCTAAAAACTAAATTGGATCTAAGATGACCTTTAACAAAACTTTTTTAAAGGAAAGAAGATTTCGCCTAAACAGAAAGTTTGCGGTGTATCGCTACCTTCCTGAGAAGAAAGTGTTTAGAAAAGGTAATCTGTATTTTTGGCAGTTGCTGTTTTTCCTTGCGGTATTTATTTTCCTTTATTGGAAGTTAAAGTCAGATGAATTCTCACCGACTCTATTAATGATATTATTTGTCGTTTCAGTTTTTCTCATCGGATTTC from Chryseobacterium suipulveris includes:
- a CDS encoding diphosphomevalonate/mevalonate 3,5-bisphosphate decarboxylase family protein yields the protein MEQDFLGNKNFTVSSQTVSASCPSNIALIKYWGKFDNQIPANPSISYTLNHCKTNTSVEFLADESFSVQTFLAGNEEKKFAEKIEKYFRNIEEYLPWILKGKYIIKTENTFPHSSGIASSASGFGAIAKCLMELDGIFSGITDEDSKLKKASFLARLGSGSACRSLYNGLIVWGETKEVAGSSDLFAVPYPNEEIHSMFKKFNDWVLLIHEGEKSVSSTVGHGLMKTNPYAERRFQEAHENFTTLKEILKTGDMRRFIKLVEHEALTLHAMMMMSDPAFILMKTGTLEVINKIWEFRKATGLDLFFTLDAGANVHLLFPEDSSSETIKSFIVKELLQHTQNGGVVKDEMRF